A stretch of the Odontesthes bonariensis isolate fOdoBon6 chromosome 5, fOdoBon6.hap1, whole genome shotgun sequence genome encodes the following:
- the cep85 gene encoding centrosomal protein of 85 kDa isoform X1, translating into MKTSQRYIESKPAARFADMEWQTPAVSEKFQSRVGRRPGTSDSGDTGLGTSASESTEDFCSSSSSPSFQPIRSQIPIPTAHVMPSTAGAPTSKPQLFGQEDSLSSAEGHRSSSGSRTPSGSTSKSSSLSKSLSSPNLDAQAGVGVDHVGRKPDCLSRYRSLVNGLDHSLFPTDHTRMDEGQRFDTPAVEPTLNQSALLGGLCPDVRLQLQATGIRDAADCVSEAYRGSMDHSYKVLPEARPGLSGTAEASNQRAAQPGAAGSAGVYANALSLQTQALLREHTSPKGYDSLRPDRCSELSSWQQKQQLESLRLQVEQMQLMNAGVSQYPPLYSTPLHSESGKWDALVKASESLLKEKELIIERQKQHMAQLEQRLRESELQVHGALLGRGSSFGDMCMLRLQEAQRENAFLRAQFTERTDCVALEKAEAERRLGAVEAETRRLTESLKEACERHAEEMKKQEERIRSRDKHINNLKKKFQKEAELKRENQQRIETLERYLADLPTLEDYQSQNKQLLEAEQQAAQLQERVRELEGSLETTRSQLWDKDAQLEEQKRRERDLLTTITDMQQRVQQGLEDGARLPCVDIEKLRGENSSLKEEQQKLKKVIEKQHRMMEQLGSQIQALEEQISQEESSSQALREEVLAKEQNTLELHTAMKELSTQNQELMEQNLTLQEQMGDPEQRSADQASSVLQPAGARLTQRLHLEIASCLSDLRSLCSILTQRAQGQNPNLSLLLGLTAPPTVAGQDEDWMDPDVLQKKLVEAQQLRRDVEELRNVILDRYAQDMGENCITQ; encoded by the exons ATGAAAACCTCACAGAGATACATTGAATCCAAACCAGCTG CTCGGTTTGCTGACATGGAGTGGCAGACACCAGCTGTGTCAGAGAAGTTCCAAAGTCGTGTTGGCCGTCGGCCCGGAACATCGGACAGTGGGGACACTGGTCTTGGCACTTCGGCATCTGAGAGCACAGAAG ATTTCTGCAGTTCCAGCAGCAGCCCTTCTTTCCAGCCCATCCGCAGTCAGATCCCCATACCCACTGCACATGTCATGCCATCCACGGCTGGTGCCCCGACCTCAAAGCCACAGTTATTTGGCCAGGAGGACTCCCTGTCCTCAGCTGAGGGTCACAGGTCTTCCTCAGGCTCAAGAACCCCAAGTGGCTCCACATCGAAGTCCTCCTCTCTTTCCAAATCATTATCTTCACCAAACTTGGATGCTCAGGCCGGTGTAGGAGTAGATCATGTGGGACGCAAGCCAGACTGCCTGAGCCGCTACCGCAGCCTCGTCAACGGGCTGGACCACTCGCTTTTTCCCACAGATCACACACGGATGGATGAGGGACAGAggtttgacacccctgctgtGGAACCTACTCTAAATCAGTCAGCCCTGTTAGGGGGGTTGTGTCCTGATGTCAGACTCCAGTTACAGGCAACTGGGATTAGAGACGCTGCAGACTGCGTGTCTGAGGCCTACAGAGGAAGTATGGACCACAGCTATAAGGTTCTGCCTGAAGCCAGGCCGGGCCTCTCTGGCACAGCAGAGGCCTCTAATCAGAGGGCTGCTCAGCCTGGTGCAGCTGGATCTGCTGGAGTTTATGCGAACGCTCTCAGTCTGCAGACTCAGGCCCTGCTGAGGGAGCACACAAGCCCAAAGGGTTACGATTCCCTGCGGCCGGACAGATGTAGTGAACTTTCTAGCTGGCAACAAAAGCAGCAGCTGGAGAGTTTACGCCTACAAGTGGAACAAATGCAG TTAATGAATGCAGGAGTGAGTCAGTACCCGCCTCTATACTCAACACCACTGCACTCAGAATCGGGCAAGTGGGACGCTCTGGTCAAGGCCAGTGAGAGTCTGCTGAAGGAGAAAGAGCTTATCATCGAAAG ACAAAAGCAGCATATGGCCCAGCTGGAACAGCGTCTGAGGGAGAGTGAGCTTCAAGTTCACGGAGCCCTCCTGGGCCGCGGGTCGTCTTTCGGGGATATGTGTATGCTGCGTCTCCAG GAGGCTCAGAGGGAGAACGCATTCCTGAGGGCGCAGTTTACTGAGCGCACTGACTGCGTTGCCTTGGAGAAAGCAGAGGCAGAACGCAGACTGGGGGCAGTTGAGGCTGAAACACGCCGACTAACTGAGAGTCTGAAGGAAGCCTGTGAGAGGCACGCGGAGGAGATGAAGAAACAGGAAGAGAGG ATCCGCAGTCGGGACAAGCACATCAACAACCTGAAGAAGAAGTTTCAGAAGGAGGCGGAGCTGAAGCGGGAGAACCAGCAGCGCATCGAGACTCTGGAGCGCTACCTCGCAGACTTGCCCACCTTGGAGGACTACCAGAGCCAGAACAAACAG CTTTTGGAGGCTGAGCAACAAGCAGCTCAGCTACAAGAGAGAGTAAGAGAACTGGAAGGCAGCCTGGAGACCACACGCTCACAACTATGGGACAAAGATGCACAGCTGGAGGAGCAGAAACGCCGAGAAAGAGACCTGCTGACAACCATCACTGA TATGCAGCAGCGGGTGCAGCAGGGCCTTGAGGATGGAGCCAGACTTCCTTGTGTGGATATTGAGAAACTTCGAGGAGAAAACAGCTCTTTGAAAGAGGAGCAGCAGAAACTCAAAaag GTTATTGAGAAGCAGCATCGGATGATGGAACAGCTCGGCTCCCAGATTCAG GCTTTGGAGGAGCAAATATCTCAGGAAGAGAGCAGCTCCCAAGCTCTTAGAGAGGAGGTGTTGGCCAAGGAGCAGAACACGTTGGAGCTGCACACCGCCATGAAGGAG CTGTCGACTCAGAACCAGGAACTGATGGAGCAGAATCTGACTCTGCAGGAGCAGATGGGCGATCCAGAGCAAAGGAGCGCTGACCAGGCCTCCTCTGTCCTCCAGCCTGCGGGAGCTCGTCTCACACAAAGACTGCACCTGGAGATTGCGTCCTGCCTCAGTGACCTGCGCTCCCTGTGCAGCATTCTGACCCAGCGAGCCCAGGGACAGAACCCCAACCTCTCCCTTCTGCTTGGTCTCACTG CACCTCCAACGGTGGCGGGGCAGGACGAGGACTGGATGGATCCCGATGTGCTGCAAAAGAAGCTGGTCGAAGCCCAACAGCTCCGTCGCGATGTGGAGGAACTGCGTAACGTAATACTGGACCGCTACGCGCAGGACATGGGCGAAAACTGCATTACTCAATAA
- the cep85 gene encoding centrosomal protein of 85 kDa isoform X2, with translation MPSTAGAPTSKPQLFGQEDSLSSAEGHRSSSGSRTPSGSTSKSSSLSKSLSSPNLDAQAGVGVDHVGRKPDCLSRYRSLVNGLDHSLFPTDHTRMDEGQRFDTPAVEPTLNQSALLGGLCPDVRLQLQATGIRDAADCVSEAYRGSMDHSYKVLPEARPGLSGTAEASNQRAAQPGAAGSAGVYANALSLQTQALLREHTSPKGYDSLRPDRCSELSSWQQKQQLESLRLQVEQMQLMNAGVSQYPPLYSTPLHSESGKWDALVKASESLLKEKELIIERQKQHMAQLEQRLRESELQVHGALLGRGSSFGDMCMLRLQEAQRENAFLRAQFTERTDCVALEKAEAERRLGAVEAETRRLTESLKEACERHAEEMKKQEERIRSRDKHINNLKKKFQKEAELKRENQQRIETLERYLADLPTLEDYQSQNKQLLEAEQQAAQLQERVRELEGSLETTRSQLWDKDAQLEEQKRRERDLLTTITDMQQRVQQGLEDGARLPCVDIEKLRGENSSLKEEQQKLKKVIEKQHRMMEQLGSQIQALEEQISQEESSSQALREEVLAKEQNTLELHTAMKELSTQNQELMEQNLTLQEQMGDPEQRSADQASSVLQPAGARLTQRLHLEIASCLSDLRSLCSILTQRAQGQNPNLSLLLGLTAPPTVAGQDEDWMDPDVLQKKLVEAQQLRRDVEELRNVILDRYAQDMGENCITQ, from the exons ATGCCATCCACGGCTGGTGCCCCGACCTCAAAGCCACAGTTATTTGGCCAGGAGGACTCCCTGTCCTCAGCTGAGGGTCACAGGTCTTCCTCAGGCTCAAGAACCCCAAGTGGCTCCACATCGAAGTCCTCCTCTCTTTCCAAATCATTATCTTCACCAAACTTGGATGCTCAGGCCGGTGTAGGAGTAGATCATGTGGGACGCAAGCCAGACTGCCTGAGCCGCTACCGCAGCCTCGTCAACGGGCTGGACCACTCGCTTTTTCCCACAGATCACACACGGATGGATGAGGGACAGAggtttgacacccctgctgtGGAACCTACTCTAAATCAGTCAGCCCTGTTAGGGGGGTTGTGTCCTGATGTCAGACTCCAGTTACAGGCAACTGGGATTAGAGACGCTGCAGACTGCGTGTCTGAGGCCTACAGAGGAAGTATGGACCACAGCTATAAGGTTCTGCCTGAAGCCAGGCCGGGCCTCTCTGGCACAGCAGAGGCCTCTAATCAGAGGGCTGCTCAGCCTGGTGCAGCTGGATCTGCTGGAGTTTATGCGAACGCTCTCAGTCTGCAGACTCAGGCCCTGCTGAGGGAGCACACAAGCCCAAAGGGTTACGATTCCCTGCGGCCGGACAGATGTAGTGAACTTTCTAGCTGGCAACAAAAGCAGCAGCTGGAGAGTTTACGCCTACAAGTGGAACAAATGCAG TTAATGAATGCAGGAGTGAGTCAGTACCCGCCTCTATACTCAACACCACTGCACTCAGAATCGGGCAAGTGGGACGCTCTGGTCAAGGCCAGTGAGAGTCTGCTGAAGGAGAAAGAGCTTATCATCGAAAG ACAAAAGCAGCATATGGCCCAGCTGGAACAGCGTCTGAGGGAGAGTGAGCTTCAAGTTCACGGAGCCCTCCTGGGCCGCGGGTCGTCTTTCGGGGATATGTGTATGCTGCGTCTCCAG GAGGCTCAGAGGGAGAACGCATTCCTGAGGGCGCAGTTTACTGAGCGCACTGACTGCGTTGCCTTGGAGAAAGCAGAGGCAGAACGCAGACTGGGGGCAGTTGAGGCTGAAACACGCCGACTAACTGAGAGTCTGAAGGAAGCCTGTGAGAGGCACGCGGAGGAGATGAAGAAACAGGAAGAGAGG ATCCGCAGTCGGGACAAGCACATCAACAACCTGAAGAAGAAGTTTCAGAAGGAGGCGGAGCTGAAGCGGGAGAACCAGCAGCGCATCGAGACTCTGGAGCGCTACCTCGCAGACTTGCCCACCTTGGAGGACTACCAGAGCCAGAACAAACAG CTTTTGGAGGCTGAGCAACAAGCAGCTCAGCTACAAGAGAGAGTAAGAGAACTGGAAGGCAGCCTGGAGACCACACGCTCACAACTATGGGACAAAGATGCACAGCTGGAGGAGCAGAAACGCCGAGAAAGAGACCTGCTGACAACCATCACTGA TATGCAGCAGCGGGTGCAGCAGGGCCTTGAGGATGGAGCCAGACTTCCTTGTGTGGATATTGAGAAACTTCGAGGAGAAAACAGCTCTTTGAAAGAGGAGCAGCAGAAACTCAAAaag GTTATTGAGAAGCAGCATCGGATGATGGAACAGCTCGGCTCCCAGATTCAG GCTTTGGAGGAGCAAATATCTCAGGAAGAGAGCAGCTCCCAAGCTCTTAGAGAGGAGGTGTTGGCCAAGGAGCAGAACACGTTGGAGCTGCACACCGCCATGAAGGAG CTGTCGACTCAGAACCAGGAACTGATGGAGCAGAATCTGACTCTGCAGGAGCAGATGGGCGATCCAGAGCAAAGGAGCGCTGACCAGGCCTCCTCTGTCCTCCAGCCTGCGGGAGCTCGTCTCACACAAAGACTGCACCTGGAGATTGCGTCCTGCCTCAGTGACCTGCGCTCCCTGTGCAGCATTCTGACCCAGCGAGCCCAGGGACAGAACCCCAACCTCTCCCTTCTGCTTGGTCTCACTG CACCTCCAACGGTGGCGGGGCAGGACGAGGACTGGATGGATCCCGATGTGCTGCAAAAGAAGCTGGTCGAAGCCCAACAGCTCCGTCGCGATGTGGAGGAACTGCGTAACGTAATACTGGACCGCTACGCGCAGGACATGGGCGAAAACTGCATTACTCAATAA